The genomic segment CAGCAATGTCCGACTCGAAGGATTGAGGCTCCTGGAGGAGAGTCTCCTCCGATGCCTCGACGGGCAATTCAGGAGAAGTGGGAGTCGCAAGTGACGGGAACGACCGCTCTTGATCACGCCAAAAAAGCCGCAGTCCCCCGGACCAACAATCGTCCGCTAAGGCAGATTGCAGAACGTAGGAGTTTCGATCTCCCGAGAGAAGCTCGAAACAATAGCCTCGATCCGACGGAATTCGGACTGACAGATTCTCTCCGTCTTTTGAGATCCGAGAGAGCGCCAAAGCCGTCACGATATGAGGAATCTCTCCAAGACGGGACCACAGGGGAGCCAACGGATCGCCATCATCAGAAATCGACGAGATCGGCTCACAAGGAAGCTCCTGTTCGACGACCTCTACGCTCTTCTCTGAAGTTCGGACTGGCTCGGCAAGGCCGTGAGAATCGGAATCGACGACAGGCAGGCTCTGTTTCCCTGCAGAGCAAACATCTTCAGCCCCTTGTCCCAAAGGGACAAGCTTTGTCATGAGGATTCCGGTCAGGACGTCCTGACGAAGTCCTCGACGCGACTGGGGCATGAGGGACGTAAGAAGGGTCATAGCCTCCCGAAGAAGAGATTCATCCCATCGGCCGCTCTCCTGCTGGAGGAACTCCCTTTCCCAAGGAGAGATCCTGAGCGCCTCCAGGCCTCTGTCGCCCCAACGTCGAGACACCCACATATCCCTGAAAACGAGGTAGAGCCCATCCAGCACCCGTTCAACGGAGGCTCCTCGAAGAAACATCCCCTCCAGCTCTTGAAAGGCCTGAACATCCTCCCCATTCGAAACGAGTTGAATCCAACGACAGAGCTCGCTCCGCCCTCCCCCGCCGATCAGGCGCTGAACTACATTCAGGTCCACCGCCTCGTCTCGAACTGCCATGGCCTGTTCCAGGAGGGCCAGAGCATCTCTATGAGCTCCATCTGCCTGACGACCAATCTCCCAGAGAGCCTCATCATCGACGGAGACTCCCTCTCGTTCAGCTACAGTGCGGAGATGGCCCACGATATGGGATAAATCAATGGCATGAAAGGGAACATGTTGACATCGAGATCGAATGGTCACGGGTACCTTGAAGGGTTCGGTCGTTGCCAGAATAAAAACGACTGCTTTGGGAGGCTCCTCCAAGGTCTTCAATAACGCATTGAAGGCCCCAATGGATAGCATGTGGACCTCGTCCACGATGTAGATCTTGTAGGGAGAAGAGAAGGACGCAAGACCCACATGAGTCTTAAGATCCCGTATCTCGTCCACCTTGTTATTGGATGCTCCGTCGATCTCGATTACGTCCAGAGACGTTCCCTCAGCTATCCCCCGGCAGGAGGAACAGATCTGACATGGAGCCCCGTCATCAAAGCGGTTCCGGCAGTTGATCGCCTTTGCGAGAAGCCGAGCAACAGTGGTTTTTCCACATCCTCTGGGGCCGGAAAAAAGATAGGCGTGCCCCACCGCCTCATTTTGAATTGCCCGACGAACGACCTCGACGGCGACATCCTGACCGATAACGTCGTCGAAAGTCTGGGGTCGATACCGACGATAGAGGGAAAGATACATGAAATCCTCCTGTTCCTGTCTGGCGTCCCCCAAAGAGACACAAGAGCACCTCTAAAAACCTACATCCAAGTCTCCCAGCCTCAGGTCGTTCCGCCAGAGCCCTGTCTCGCCCAAACGTATTTTTGCCCCCCCAGCTTGGGAGGACATCCGCCTCGCCCCAGTCGATACTTCACGACGGCAGGTCAAAAACACGAGCCTCGAATGGGCTCCGTCGAAACAACCTGAGGCGAGTTTCTGAGTTTTTAGAGGTTCCCACAATTATTATACCCGACAGTACGGCCTTGAGGGATCAAAAGAAATAGTCTACCATGGGGTTTCTCTCCTTGGCCCTAGAGAGAACCAGAAGCAACCTCTCCCGAAAGACGTTCAAAGACCACGCTCCCGAGGGAACAGGCTCGCTCGCCACCGGATGTCCTCCAATCAGCAGGGTCGTCGCTCCGCCAAGCGGCGTTACGACCTGTATGTCATGGGGACTGAGCTCAAGTTCCAACCATTGCACCAAAGCTTCATACGCATGTTGAAAAACCTGTGAAGAACGATCACTGCTCACAGCCCAGACAACCTCATCGTCGACACAAAGACGGATATCGCCGGAAGCAGATTGAACCGAGGGCACCAACAGGTGAAGGGCTTTTTTTCGGCTCAGTGACCAACCTCGATCCAGGATAGCTCGCCGGATATATTCAACTCTTTCGGCCGTTCTCGGATGATCTCGAAATATCCCTGGGTCCACCGATGGCCGTTTTATCCCCTCATAGGCCAACCCCTCCATAACCGTCAGAGCAGCTGCCGGCGGGTATCCCGCCCTTTGAAGTTTCTCCAGCCCCCCCAGATCAGCCTCCCGCTCTAACTCCATGCTGTATCCGTTGGTTACAGCTATTTGAGCAATACCGGCCAAGAGACCAGCTGCCCCCTGTCCTTTGGTAGCGATGATGATAGCCAGAGACGCCAGAGAGAGTCTTTGAGACCGTTTTGCCTGAATCATCACGTGATTTTCGTCAGCGTGGGTCAACTCGTGAGCCAAAATTGCAGCCAGTTCAGCATCACTTCGAACGAAGTCCAGAAGCCCCGTGGTTACGTAGACCGTACCACCAGGGATGCAAAAGGCGTTCGGGACGCTCTCACGAATAACCCGAACGTCGTAAGGTAAAGGTCTGGAGACCATGGGGAGAAGTCTTTCGAAGATCATACGGACCCTGGCAACAACGGTGGGATTTTGAACCAGTGACCATCGCGCCTCCACCTGTCTGGCTACGGTCTTTCCCAGAGCAATTTCCCGTGAAAGACTATCACCCCATATAGGCTCAACGCCCAATATCAATAAAAAAATGGCTGAGACAGCCATTGTTTTAAGGGAGGCATATACAGATCGATAAACTCGGGAAGAGGCCATCATAGGTTTCCCATATACCCTCGAACAGCTTTTTTACCACCGGCAATCCGAGACATCTTCTCGCGAAACTCGGTCACTTTAGCCTCCAGATTTTTTTGAGCCAGAGCCTCCAGTCGAAGAGCCTTGGCTCCCAAGTCTCGAATCTCCCGAACGGCCTGCACCAACTCCTGATACCCCTGGGCATCGACGGCCTCGGAAAGAGCCCGCCAAAAAGCAGGCCCTTCCCGCCCCTCGGTCAAGCCCAATTCACCTGATACGTCGCTCCAACGCTCCAGAAGCCTTTCCTGACGAGATATGATGGACTGTTTCTCCTGCAAAATGGATAAAAGGAGATCCATATCGTCGTTGTCAATAGCGATTAATTCGTGGTCGATCTGCTTATTGAGGGAGACGTAGAGATCTCGTTCTTGACGGAGAAGCCCCGAGACCATGGCCTTCAGCCTATCCGGCAAAGCTCACGCCTCCCCCCGTCTCGACAATTTCAGGGACGCTCTCAGAGACCGCTTCCTTACGAAGCGTTTCCATGACCTGAGTCCAGGTCTCCCGAAGCTCCTCCAACATGGATCGAGCCACGCACACCTTCTCCTGGGACTTCTCCACATTGGCCTCGACGAGACTTCGATACATAAAATCGTAGAGAGCCATGAGGTTGACCGTCACCTCACCGCCAATCTCTGTGTTCAGAGAGACCATGAGCTCACGGACAGCGTTTTGAGCTCTGATAAGGTTGTTATGTGCCTCCTCGGAATCGCCCTTCTCCAGAGCTGATTCAGCGGACAGACAGAAACGGATAGCTATATCGTACGTGATCAAAAGGAGTTGCTCCCGAGACGCCGTTCGAATTCGGGTCGCCTGATAGGTTAGCTGGGCATTCTGTTTTTTGTGTCCCACGAACTACTCACCCCCTCTAGCCTGTTTCGGACGAAACCCATCAAGAACTAAAATCCTCATTGGACCGTCATCGGAGCTTTTCGATCAATACCGTGGACATGAGCCGCTCGGCAGCCTCTCTACTGCTGATCCCCTTAGCCACATGGGTGGCATCCTCCATGGCACAGGCCATGCTGAACTTTATCGCGTCCTCCGAGGAGAGCCCCTCCAGATAAGCAACGATGAGCCCTGACACCAAGGCATCACTGGCGCTGAACATGGAGACCAGATCGGAACGATCCCCCAAGGTAGCCAGGTAGATTCCATCAGGGGTGAAGAACACGTCACCATAGACGTGATAGGATGCGACTGCCCACCGAGCCCCAAAATCATGGATTTCCGAGACAGCGTCGATCAGATTATCCAAGGAGGATAAAGGGTGGTCAGAGAGCTGGGACATAAATCGATG from the Dethiosulfovibrio peptidovorans genome contains:
- a CDS encoding peptidase M48 — protein: MMASSRVYRSVYASLKTMAVSAIFLLILGVEPIWGDSLSREIALGKTVARQVEARWSLVQNPTVVARVRMIFERLLPMVSRPLPYDVRVIRESVPNAFCIPGGTVYVTTGLLDFVRSDAELAAILAHELTHADENHVMIQAKRSQRLSLASLAIIIATKGQGAAGLLAGIAQIAVTNGYSMELEREADLGGLEKLQRAGYPPAAALTVMEGLAYEGIKRPSVDPGIFRDHPRTAERVEYIRRAILDRGWSLSRKKALHLLVPSVQSASGDIRLCVDDEVVWAVSSDRSSQVFQHAYEALVQWLELELSPHDIQVVTPLGGATTLLIGGHPVASEPVPSGAWSLNVFRERLLLVLSRAKERNPMVDYFF
- a CDS encoding flagellar biosynthesis protein FlgN, producing MPDRLKAMVSGLLRQERDLYVSLNKQIDHELIAIDNDDMDLLLSILQEKQSIISRQERLLERWSDVSGELGLTEGREGPAFWRALSEAVDAQGYQELVQAVREIRDLGAKALRLEALAQKNLEAKVTEFREKMSRIAGGKKAVRGYMGNL
- the fliS gene encoding flagellar export chaperone FliS, which translates into the protein MGHKKQNAQLTYQATRIRTASREQLLLITYDIAIRFCLSAESALEKGDSEEAHNNLIRAQNAVRELMVSLNTEIGGEVTVNLMALYDFMYRSLVEANVEKSQEKVCVARSMLEELRETWTQVMETLRKEAVSESVPEIVETGGGVSFAG